The Meiothermus sp. CFH 77666 nucleotide sequence GTGGTGCCTACCCTGTTCAACCTCAATCGCCTCCCCATCTACGGCCTCACCTACTTCACCCCCTTTGGCTCCGGCGATCCCTCCCTGGTAGCGGAAGCCGTGGCGGCGGTGCAGAGCAAAACCCCTGCTTTCCGCGAAACCCTAGTACGCAACGGCGTTGTGCCGTTGGGCGGGGGCTTCACCCTGGACAGCTACCAGCTCATGACCACCTTTTCGGTGCGTCAGTTTGCCGATCTGAGGGGCAAAAGGATCTGCGCCCCCGGGCCTGCCGTAACCTGGCTCGAGGGTACCGGGGCAGTGGGCGTGGCCGGCAACCTGGCCACCTATTACCAGGATTTGAGCACGGGCGCCTGTCAGGGCGTAATTGTTTTCCCCACCGGAGCCCTGCCCGCGCGGCTTCATGAGGTAGCCAAAAACGTGGTGCTGGTGGATTTTGGAGCGCAGTTTGCCGGGCTTTTGGGGGCCAATAACCGCTGGTTTGAAGCCCAGCCGGAGCCCCTAAAGCGGGCCCTCCTGGCTGGCGCTGAGAAATATGCTGCCGAGTACGCCCGCATCTCGAGGGAGCGGGCCAGCGGAGCCCTGGCGGAGATGGAGCGGCGAGGAGCCACCCTGATCCGGGTGGGGGATGACTTCAAACGCCGCTGGGCTTTTACCATGCCCAACATTGCCGAGCGGTGGGCGAACGAGCTGAACCGCCAGGGAGCCCCGGGCACCCAGGTGCTCTCGAACTACATGACTGAGCTGCGCAATCGCAAGGCGCCCCTGGTTCGACAGTGGGATCGCTAGGTCTGGCCACCGAGCCTTTGGGGTCGAGGCATAAGATCCACAGCACGGGTCTGCTGGTAAGTCTTTCAAAAGATGCTGATTAAATTACAGGTCTACCTGGAAAAGTTACTGCTTGCCCTGGCGGTTGCCATCCTGGTGGCCATTCTCCTGCTGGTGATGGCCGATATCCTGGCCCGCAACCTGCTGGGCCAGCCCATTCGCGGGGTAGCCGAATTCCTGAGCCAGACGCTCTATCTGGTGGTTTTCCTGGGGCTGGCCAGCGCCTTCCGCCAGGGGGCGTTTATACGCTCCGATCTGATCTTTCGCTATCCACTTGGCCGACGTTGGAAAAAGGGCCTCGAGCTTGCCCACCTGACCGTTACCCTGGCGGTCTTTGTGCTGCTCACCGCGCTGACCTTCCAGAGCCTGAGTGCCTCGTTCATGGTCGGGCAGCGGGTAGGGCTACCCGGCTACTTTAGCTTTCCAGAGTGGCCGTTCAGGCTGCTTACCTTTCTGGGAACCCTGCTGCTGACCAGCCTGGCCGCCTTGCGCTGGGTGGCAATGGCAAAGAGAAGGGGAACCGAGGCTCTGCCATGATCGTCGGCTTCACGATTCTTTTACTGGTGCTGCTGATTGGCCTGGGCCTTCCCGTGGCGGTGGTGCTGTTTCTGTTGGGATGGCTTTTAGTCTTTTTCACGTCGGGGGATTACGCCCAGGCCAACCGTTTGCTGGCCTTTACCATAGACCAGAGCCTCAGAAACTACTTCCTTTCGGTAATCCCCCTTTTCGTGCTGATGGGCGAAGTCTTTGCTCGCTCGGGTTTTGTGGATGATCTCTTTCACGTCCTGGTACGCTGGCTCGGTCGGATTCGTGCAGGCATTCCACTATCGGTGGTTTTCGGGAACGCCGTCTTCGCAGCAGCCACCGGCGTTTCGGTGGTATCGGCCTCTTTGTTTGGCCGGGTGGCGGCGCCGGTAATGATTCGGAGCGGCATCCTGCCAGAGGCCGCCACCGGTCTCATTGCGGGGAGTTCCATCCTGGGCATGCTGATTCCCCCGAGCATCCTGATGATCGTCTATGGACTGCTGACCGATCAGCCC carries:
- a CDS encoding C4-dicarboxylate TRAP transporter substrate-binding protein, whose protein sequence is MKKYLVVLLLALGLSNFSLAQTVTIGLVSGHSPAFLWVDLLRTTFRQEVEARLVGSGIRVEWREFFGGALAPVGGELDALGGGLAQVGVVPTLFNLNRLPIYGLTYFTPFGSGDPSLVAEAVAAVQSKTPAFRETLVRNGVVPLGGGFTLDSYQLMTTFSVRQFADLRGKRICAPGPAVTWLEGTGAVGVAGNLATYYQDLSTGACQGVIVFPTGALPARLHEVAKNVVLVDFGAQFAGLLGANNRWFEAQPEPLKRALLAGAEKYAAEYARISRERASGALAEMERRGATLIRVGDDFKRRWAFTMPNIAERWANELNRQGAPGTQVLSNYMTELRNRKAPLVRQWDR
- a CDS encoding TRAP transporter small permease subunit, whose amino-acid sequence is MLIKLQVYLEKLLLALAVAILVAILLLVMADILARNLLGQPIRGVAEFLSQTLYLVVFLGLASAFRQGAFIRSDLIFRYPLGRRWKKGLELAHLTVTLAVFVLLTALTFQSLSASFMVGQRVGLPGYFSFPEWPFRLLTFLGTLLLTSLAALRWVAMAKRRGTEALP